The genomic interval CTTGCCGTCCTACTCAAACCTCTCCGACAACCCAAAGTGGTTGCCGAGATAGTAGTACGTTTCAATGTTATTTCACTGTGTAATTGATTCTCtgtctcctttttttttttttttatgttgttaaatgaTATGTTATGTTTTCTGTCAGGGTGGAATTTTGCTAGGTCCTTCTGCTTTGGGCCGCAACAAAGATTTCTTGCACCTTGTTTTCCCTACATGGAGCACACCAATACTGGAATCGGCAGCTAGTATTGgtcttctcttctttctcttccttgtGGGTCTTGAGCTCGATCTAACCGCAATTCGTCAAAGCGGCAGAAAGGCTTTTAGCATAGCCATAGCCGGGATGTCTGTTCCTTTCATATTTGGAGCTGCACTTTCATTACTTCTCCATAAAGCTGTCAATGGGGAGGAGAGAGTAAGTATTGGGCAGTACATACTGTTCCTAGGCGTGGCTCTTTCCATCACAGCTTTCCCCGTTCTCGCCCGCATTCTAGCTGAGCTCAAGCTCCTAACAACCCAAGTAGGCCAAACCGCCATGGCCGCAGCTGCGTTCAACGACCTTGCTGCATGGATCTTGTTGGCCTTAGCCGTAGCCCTAGCAAGCAATGGCTCAAGTGAAGCCCACAAAAACCCGCTTATATCCGTTTGGGTTCTTATATCCGGAGTTGCTTTTGTTGCTTTCATGCTAATTCTAGTCCGGCCCCTGATGAATTGGTTGGCACGACAGTGCTCGCCTGAACATGACTTTGCCATCGATGAAGCTTATATATGCTTGACCCTGTCAGGGGTAATGTTATCCGGGTTCATTACTGACCTTATAGGAATCCATGCAATATTTGGTGCTTTTATATTTGGACTAACGATTCCTAAAGGTGAATTTGCAGCAAAACTGATCAAAAGGATTGAGGACTTTGTAGCCGGTCTCCTTCTTCCACTGTACTTTGCTTCTAGCGGGTTGAAGACGGATGTGACCAAAATACGTGGAGTAGAGGCTTGGGGCCTTTTGGCGCTGGTTATAACCACAGCTTGCGCAGGGAAGATTCTAGGAACTTTCGTGGCAGCGATGCTCTGTATGGTTCCGGCAAGGGAGTCATTAGCTCTCGGTTTGCTGATGAACACCAAAGGATTGGTGGAGCTCATTGTTCTCAACATTGGCAGGGAAAAGAAGGTGAGTTGTACTATCCTAATTAACCACTCGcaccttttctttctttcgcATATACTTTTCATCGCTTCCTTTCTTTGGTTTTACATTCTCCAATCACTATTCAATTACTGTTTCCCCATCATTTTCCTCCTCTTCTAGCACCCCTTTTTTCACCCTTAAAGGACTTTATCCCTCTACAAAGCGTGAGATCTACATGAGTAAACAGTGAGGGTAGTAATCAAGACGGAACCAaccaatttttattaaaaggtCAAATCAGaagaataaagaataaaaattttaaaatttaatatgttgaatttaatcgataattattaaatttatataatatgtaaattacGAGAAGGAAGCTTTAAATTtgtcttttaaaaaaattaggctagatgatattttttatattcaaattcattaattattgattttatattgaaaaacatctatttttttatgattggGTCTTGAATGTTTTGAtccaaattattattattcaagaGTTGAAGCATTAAGGTTTGGTAGCTCAAGTGTAgaatttgttgtttttttttaagaattagtcaattgttttcaacttattcttaaatcaaacttgaaaaaaagttaatgtaattaacatttaatattcttattttatttctaattaaatttacagtactaaatataaaactataatgtacaaaatataaatagtacaacattccaatttatatttaataaaaaaaatgatacattgatgaaattttaaacaacagtgtaatattataatttatatttaaaaattacataataatttattaatttttttaatattaaaatcataaaaaataaaatatacataacaaaaaaaagaacatgACAAGTAAAAGATAGAACTCACGTATGacacaacaaaaaggaaagaaaaagaatatagtTAGTggttaataaaaatttagagaagaaaatttataaaaacctaaaacatatgagtaaataaaataaaaataaaaaaataaataataaaaataaaataataatataaattaaaagaagaaaataaaaaaatttatcttctattaatttcatacaatGATAATGAGtagtttctattttttttgcctaaattagtaaatttataaatctcttttaaaaaataaagtgcATTCCAACGGTGAATTACAgataatagaataaaataacataaacgATAAAAGgcaagagaaaaagataaaaataaaaaaagagagaaaaagaaagtggaGAAACTTAAAAATAGACTCTAGCTAGCTACAAGGCCGGTTGATGTACACTACTAATGCGTTCCACGTCCTTACACTCAACATCAGACATATTCCTTATTAACCTTGTTAACCTTGTCGCCAAGAAATGAGGGAAAGGGAGAGGCGTGCAGTTGATTAGACATTGTGGTGCTTGGCCGCCGTGATGGCTTCAGGTCTTAATTCATACTTTCACATTATGCTAACGACAACCTCTCACACCAAGccttcacattttctttgcTTCTTACCATGCTTCCCTTGTTTCACTCTTTAATCTTTACTTCTTgtctttttaatctttaagTAATTATCCAAACTTATGGTTGAGAGTAACATCGTCTATAAGTTCTGTTCACTCCTGTCAATctcattaattatataaagtaaaagtcacaataataataataataatatcatgATGTACTTAATTAGTCAATCCACCCTTAATATAAAttgattatttgaaaaataaaacggTTTATCCCAATCATTTTATCACGtaaatcaaaaatttaaaaactctacgtatttaaattattttaaaatttatatatatatatatatatatatataatacagaCATATGTATCACGAATATAANtatatatatatatataaatacagaCATATGTATCAcgaatataataatttaattttaaagagCAAGAGGGCAAGTGGCAGTTATGTTATGGAGCCTGGTTCCAACCTTTTTGTTTCGCATATATATTCTTGGACGGTGGAGAGAATTCTTTTACCGTCGTCTTCGCCTTGATATCATTTAAGAAATATGATGATCGCCCAGCCCCTACATCATGTAAACTGAAGAAGTGAAGTCACCTTTATTCGTTTGGGATTCCGACTGAGCAGATAACATAGGAGGTTTTTGGTATCACATTTATCATCGACATTATCATGAGcacataaatttatataataataaaaagatcaCTTACTACTTATTCAAGCATTCAACTTCAAACTATTAATAATACAACAAATCAAAAGATTTTTGAGTAAAGTACTTAAAAcgaaggaaaacaagtgaattTTCTAAAGTAGCATAAATTGCTGTCCCCCAAGTGGGGACAAGGGAACCCCATCAACTGAGTTGCCAATTGATTTGCCatgtgacattttttttttgttttggatagaaaaagaaaggaaaaggaaaagaaacgaaaagaaaagaaaagaaaagaaaggataaTGAAAAAGGGGAGAAAAGAGAGAGCGTTGTCGTCAATCGTTGGCAAATCCTAGTTAGTGCTTAGGAAACTAACACCATTATCTGATAATGATCTAACAGGTTCTAAACGATGAGATGTTTGCAATTTTAGTCCTGATGGCCCTGTTTACCACTTTCATGACGACGCCGGCAGTCATGGCCATATACAAACCTTTACCTCGCATGACTTCCCAAACCCAACGCCGTTTGGAGCGAGCAATGCCCCCCGCTGAAAACGCAGAAGATGAGCTTCGGATCCTGGCATGTATCCACGGTCCTGGCAATGTCCCTTCACTCATCAACCTCATCGAGTCAATCCGTACCACCAAGAAATCCCAGCTCAAGCTCTACGTCATGCACCTTGTTGAACTCACTGATCGATCCTCATCCATTGTGATGGTTCAACAGGCTCAGATGAATGGCTTTCCCTTTGTCAACCGATTTCGTCGAGGAAAATCATACGACCAAATTGCTGCTACCTTCGAGGCGTATGGCCAACTTGGGAGAATCTGTATCAGGCATTTGACCGCCATCTCAACATTGTCGACAATGCATGAGGATATTTGCCATGTAGCAGAGGATAGAAGGGTGGCAATGATCATCTTGCCTTTTCATAAACTATGGAGAGGGGTGGAAGAGGAGACAATGGAGAATTTTGGCAAGGGCTGGAGAGGGGTCAATCAAAGGGTGCTAAAAACTGCGCCATGCTCGGTGGCCGTCCTCGTGGACCGAGGCTACGGTAGGGGGTCAGAACAGGTGGCAGAAAGTGCCACCGTCGTGCCCAAAAGAGTTGGCATTTTGTTCATTGGAGGGCCAGATGATCGTGAAGCTCTAGAGCTTGGTGGGATGATGGCTGAACACCAGCCCGTTCAGGTTACTCTTGTGAGGTTCCTCCAAAATGATGACAATAAAACAGACAAGGTATAAAATGTAGTGCATTTTGTCTCTTATCCATCCCATCTCCCcaaattcttttcaaaatctaCCAAGGTTCCCATATTTTAACACTGTGAGAATGCTTTCACCAGGAATTGGATGAATACGCGGTGGCAGAGTTCATAAGGAGGTGGGAAGGGTCTATAAAATATGAAGAGAAGGCGGTGACAGACATCGCAGAGGCAGCGTTGGCGATCGGACAGAGCAGGGAGTACGAGCTTCTTGTAGTTGGAAAGGGGCAACTCCCATCATCTACGGAATTGGCAGACAATTACATAGAACATGCAGAATTGGGACATGTAGGAGATGTTTTGGCATCAGACGGGGGAATGTTGCCATCTACACTTGTTATCCAACAACAAAATGCAGTTGTTGCAGAGGATGTTACTGACGTAAAGATGATATGACTAGAAGAAAGCTGTTATCAAACATTGAAGTACAtgatatctaaaaaaaaaatgtaaacaacttaaaatattttaaaaaaatatttatatttttagtatgtttaattaaatttttatatttttattttaaattaaataagtatttatatttatattttgaattaaataaatttttatgattaattattgacttaattaaaatattatttgtcatTCTATGCTACGTGACGTTAACATGACATactaacatattataattgatgataatgtgatatattaatatatcataattgatgattatACGAGTTTTTTTACATTGCACATTAGTGTCATGTTAATGTcatgtgaatataaaataataaatgatattttaattaataataattaatcaatcatttatcgtaaagatttatttgattcaaaataaaaatattaaagcttgattgaatacaataaaaaaataaaaatttatttaaattttctcaaataatttaagaatttatttgaacattatgccTATTTGaagtttattctttttgtaaGAACGTGGACATGCAACTCTAAATTCGCAATTTGCGTTTTGTATAACTTGATGCAAGTACGGCCTGAAATGGGACTTTGGATCAAAACCTTGACATAGAAAAACATAAAGGATAGGATTGGCTAACAaattaatcatgaaaaattgAGTAAACAATAACATGATTAAAATACTAATTCATACACGTCTCATATCACCTCAGTCCATCGTCAAAGAGTTATACACCGAAGGAACTTACGCTCCATTACTATTTtcctattaaaaaataataaataaaagatgaCAGACTTGTGATGTAATAatataaaagaagaagattttTGTTCACTATTCGCCTAAAAACAAGATGAGATTCGTGAAATCACTTTTTGAAAtaaagaagcaaagatttgGAAGAAATTTAAAAGGGGAATCAGCGAGATTTGGTATCATAATCTCCAAATTCTTTTGGCAATAGTACTATGTAGTTTCTTATCAAAGTGATCATGGAACCCAAAGACCATTTCTAACATAATCAATTTAGTGAAATGACGGGAAAAAAGCCACAAATAAATATACCAACCATCTCCAATCTCTTACAACATTGGACAGTTGAGAACAACAGAAAACCCTTATCTCAGGAATATGTCCACCCATATTTTTCAATCGTAAAGGTGATCACGATCTAAAAACTAATCCAAAAACTTCTAACACGTTGCAGTTTCTCGACCGTGACCTTGGGAATTTAGAAGATCACTTTAGGGTTCACAGGCCTTTTTCAGTTAGGCAAAAAGCTCACAGCCTTCACTTTCCGAGAATATCAAAAGCACGCACATTTCTCAAttcttttaaagttcttgTCACTGAAACAATTGTTTTCCATAGAAAGTTCAGGTCATTGGTGGATTGACAAAGGGTGGGTCTGGCTTGATTTGGTGAACTTCATCCACAAAATGCCATTAAGAGTTTTAAAATAGGTATCAAACTAAACCTGCACTAGTAGTTCATGTCCTAGTATGATCTGTTCTTCATTTCCCCTGACtgaaaaataaacttaaaaaaaaatggaaaattgaGCCACCACCTTTAGATATCCACAAATAGATTTGAGAAAGCCAACTTTCAGTGCAAGAGCTAGAGCCAATTGATACATATCgattaatatttattgaaaGTTTGTTTCTCAAGCTAGCTTGAACTGCTTATGTTTACCACATGGGGATTGCTGCTGATTTGAATTTTCAGTAATGGCTTAGGGAATATTTATGATAGTGCTAAAGGAACAAAAGCTTTGTTTGGATCAATATATTTAGTGCTTATTTGGCCTGATTTTTTTTCAGCTTATCTActtcttaaaagcaaaaatcaggtcaaacataaattttgaaaaattcttaaaaaaaagtaattttttttaaagaataaatttttttaaaaaaaatagcttCTGAAAAAACTCCTATgaggagctttttcttctcttcttttaaaaatacaagagaatttttatttttgtttcaaaaatatcttcatttg from Theobroma cacao cultivar B97-61/B2 chromosome 5, Criollo_cocoa_genome_V2, whole genome shotgun sequence carries:
- the LOC18597794 gene encoding cation/H(+) antiporter 20, with amino-acid sequence MAINGTSVRTSSDGVWQGENPLNYAFPLLILQTTIVLFTSRFLAVLLKPLRQPKVVAEIVGGILLGPSALGRNKDFLHLVFPTWSTPILESAASIGLLFFLFLVGLELDLTAIRQSGRKAFSIAIAGMSVPFIFGAALSLLLHKAVNGEERVSIGQYILFLGVALSITAFPVLARILAELKLLTTQVGQTAMAAAAFNDLAAWILLALAVALASNGSSEAHKNPLISVWVLISGVAFVAFMLILVRPLMNWLARQCSPEHDFAIDEAYICLTLSGVMLSGFITDLIGIHAIFGAFIFGLTIPKGEFAAKLIKRIEDFVAGLLLPLYFASSGLKTDVTKIRGVEAWGLLALVITTACAGKILGTFVAAMLCMVPARESLALGLLMNTKGLVELIVLNIGREKKVLNDEMFAILVLMALFTTFMTTPAVMAIYKPLPRMTSQTQRRLERAMPPAENAEDELRILACIHGPGNVPSLINLIESIRTTKKSQLKLYVMHLVELTDRSSSIVMVQQAQMNGFPFVNRFRRGKSYDQIAATFEAYGQLGRICIRHLTAISTLSTMHEDICHVAEDRRVAMIILPFHKLWRGVEEETMENFGKGWRGVNQRVLKTAPCSVAVLVDRGYGRGSEQVAESATVVPKRVGILFIGGPDDREALELGGMMAEHQPVQVTLVRFLQNDDNKTDKELDEYAVAEFIRRWEGSIKYEEKAVTDIAEAALAIGQSREYELLVVGKGQLPSSTELADNYIEHAELGHVGDVLASDGGMLPSTLVIQQQNAVVAEDVTDVKMI